A window of Dorea formicigenerans contains these coding sequences:
- a CDS encoding FUSC family protein has protein sequence MTFYQELQLNQTGSKNLLKKSETLKEKLYHMWVYLVKIAVTMAFCFFFVSIFSILFGNENSIVGVVVLLCLMVFRNADLGIHTGQSTILLALFFVIMTVCPHLANQFSPVLGMLLNIAALAVLILFGCHNPFMFNQSTLVLGYLLLYGYDVTGKSYQMRLVGMALGAALTCFVFYRNHKNRTYKRNLKDLIQEFDITSSRTKWQICQILCVPIVLCIAELCNMPRAMWAGIAAMSTILPFMEDMHYRVRKRIVGNIAGVICFTVLYFLLPSSIYAYIGILGGIGVGFSAQYGWQAVFNTFGALAIAAETYGLQGAVSLRVIQNVFGVVFALAFCVIFYWFMSKKKESEVTVHAE, from the coding sequence ATGACATTTTATCAGGAGTTGCAGTTAAATCAGACAGGTTCTAAAAACCTGTTGAAAAAGAGTGAAACACTAAAAGAAAAATTATATCATATGTGGGTATATCTGGTGAAGATAGCTGTTACAATGGCATTTTGTTTTTTCTTTGTTAGTATTTTCAGCATCCTATTTGGAAATGAGAACAGCATTGTAGGTGTAGTAGTCTTATTATGTCTCATGGTGTTTAGAAATGCGGATCTGGGGATCCACACCGGACAATCTACGATACTTTTGGCTTTGTTCTTTGTAATTATGACTGTATGTCCGCATTTAGCAAATCAGTTTTCACCGGTATTGGGAATGCTGTTAAATATTGCGGCATTGGCTGTGTTGATTCTGTTCGGATGCCATAATCCATTCATGTTTAATCAATCTACATTGGTTCTTGGGTATCTGCTGCTATATGGTTATGATGTTACGGGAAAAAGCTATCAGATGCGATTAGTCGGAATGGCTTTAGGTGCAGCACTTACCTGCTTCGTATTTTATCGAAATCATAAAAACAGAACTTATAAAAGAAATCTGAAAGATCTGATACAAGAATTTGATATCACTTCTTCCAGAACAAAATGGCAGATATGTCAGATTTTATGCGTACCGATTGTCCTTTGCATTGCAGAACTTTGTAATATGCCACGTGCAATGTGGGCTGGTATTGCGGCCATGTCCACGATTTTGCCGTTTATGGAAGATATGCACTACAGAGTCCGTAAAAGGATTGTCGGAAATATTGCAGGTGTTATATGTTTTACAGTATTATATTTTCTGCTTCCTTCGTCAATCTATGCATATATAGGAATTCTTGGTGGAATCGGTGTAGGATTTTCAGCACAATATGGCTGGCAGGCAGTATTTAACACATTTGGTGCTTTAGCCATTGCTGCAGAGACTTATGGACTACAAGGAGCGGTTAGTCTTAGAGTGATTCAAAATGTTTTTGGTGTTGTGTTTGCTTTAGCATTTTGTGTTATATTTTATTGGTTTATGTCTAAAAAAAAGGAAAGTGAGGTGACCGTACATGCAGAGTGA
- a CDS encoding CDP-alcohol phosphatidyltransferase family protein gives MQSEVNQEENLNRIITVPNLLSFFRLCLIPVIIWSYCVKKNPLLAGEILLLSGLTDLADGYIARRFHRISNLGKILDPVADKLTQAAMLICLFTRFPHVLLLIVIMAGKELYMVVSGCLVIRKTGKVHGADWHGKIVTFLLYGTAAVHIIWFHITPMVSDLLIGLCAIMMVISVALYIIQNTRTLKGETV, from the coding sequence ATGCAGAGTGAAGTGAATCAGGAAGAAAATTTGAATAGAATTATTACGGTTCCTAATCTTCTTTCTTTTTTTCGGCTTTGTCTGATTCCGGTAATTATATGGAGTTATTGTGTAAAGAAAAATCCTCTGTTAGCTGGTGAAATCTTATTGCTGTCTGGTCTTACGGATCTTGCTGATGGATATATCGCAAGAAGATTCCATAGGATTAGTAATTTAGGAAAAATACTTGATCCGGTGGCTGATAAGCTGACACAGGCAGCGATGTTAATCTGTCTGTTTACTCGTTTTCCGCATGTGCTTCTTTTAATCGTAATAATGGCAGGTAAGGAGCTGTATATGGTAGTCAGTGGATGTCTTGTGATACGAAAGACAGGAAAAGTACATGGTGCAGACTGGCATGGAAAGATAGTAACCTTTTTATTATATGGAACTGCAGCGGTGCATATTATATGGTTCCACATTACACCGATGGTATCAGATCTGTTGATTGGTTTGTGCGCTATAATGATGGTCATATCGGTCGCTCTGTATATTATCCAGAATACCAGGACTCTTAAGGGAGAGACTGTATAA
- a CDS encoding winged helix-turn-helix transcriptional regulator: MMSSNHFRFKKIIYDRVDDADVKVTSTSAIAQMYIRKQNIFTEKKIFPYAKMEDLRLDLLPKIRVMAQNHAGGQHPWTAMDDQELLKSAGLYGRDVVTGEEGFNLAALMLLGKDDVILNVAPTYVTDALVRKVNVDRYDDREIIKTNLIESYSQLLDFGRKNLPDKFFLEGAVNKSLRNTIVREMVSNTLMHREFTSSYTAKFVIEKDRMYVENANRATKEGFITVDNLEPNPKNPIIAAFFRNIGYADQLGSGVRKLFKYCKFYSGKEPEFVEGDVFRIIVPLDEEYSFDFGVNNKSVSETLDDKIATLESDLKRTKNKIETLDCDFETKEELEIVQLIKENPSITQKEIQQRTGISLGTVKRILPKLQKKGILVREGGKRFGRWIIK; the protein is encoded by the coding sequence ATGATGAGTTCAAATCATTTTAGGTTTAAGAAAATAATTTATGATCGTGTAGATGATGCTGATGTAAAAGTGACATCAACAAGTGCGATTGCTCAGATGTATATACGTAAACAGAATATTTTCACGGAGAAGAAGATATTTCCTTATGCCAAAATGGAAGACTTGAGATTAGATTTGTTACCTAAAATCAGGGTTATGGCCCAGAATCATGCGGGTGGGCAACATCCATGGACAGCAATGGATGATCAGGAACTATTGAAAAGTGCAGGACTGTATGGCAGAGATGTTGTTACAGGAGAAGAGGGATTCAATCTTGCAGCACTTATGCTTCTTGGAAAAGATGATGTGATTTTAAATGTTGCACCGACTTATGTGACAGATGCACTTGTAAGGAAAGTCAATGTAGATCGTTATGACGATCGGGAAATTATTAAGACAAATCTAATCGAAAGTTATAGTCAGCTTCTGGATTTCGGAAGAAAGAATTTGCCGGATAAGTTCTTTTTGGAAGGAGCTGTAAATAAGAGCCTTAGAAACACGATTGTAAGAGAAATGGTAAGCAATACCTTGATGCATCGGGAATTTACAAGCAGCTATACGGCAAAATTCGTGATTGAAAAAGATCGAATGTATGTGGAAAATGCAAACCGTGCAACCAAGGAAGGTTTTATAACAGTAGATAATCTGGAACCCAATCCAAAGAATCCGATTATAGCAGCATTTTTTAGAAATATCGGTTATGCTGATCAGCTTGGATCTGGGGTACGTAAACTATTTAAGTATTGCAAATTCTATTCAGGTAAAGAGCCGGAATTTGTTGAAGGAGATGTGTTCCGGATTATTGTGCCATTGGATGAGGAGTATTCTTTTGACTTTGGAGTTAATAATAAATCGGTGAGTGAAACTTTGGATGATAAAATTGCAACTTTAGAGAGCGACTTAAAAAGAACAAAAAATAAAATTGAGACTTTGGATTGCGACTTTGAAACAAAAGAGGAGTTGGAGATTGTTCAACTGATAAAAGAAAATCCATCTATCACACAAAAAGAAATTCAACAAAGGACAGGTATTTCATTAGGAACAGTAAAAAGAATTTTACCTAAACTACAGAAGAAAGGAATTCTTGTTAGAGAGGGCGGTAAACGTTTTGGCAGATGGATTATAAAATAA
- a CDS encoding UPF0175 family protein, giving the protein MCQIVLSIPDEVLYDTKMSHEQVNQFARQAVALRYYTQSGVNIGYCSQIAGMTEEEFIKYLGRNHISIFRFDNEKEFLEELNNA; this is encoded by the coding sequence ATGTGTCAGATAGTATTAAGTATACCGGATGAAGTTCTTTATGATACAAAAATGAGCCATGAGCAGGTGAATCAGTTTGCAAGACAAGCGGTGGCTCTTAGATATTATACTCAAAGTGGCGTCAACATAGGTTATTGTTCTCAGATAGCAGGAATGACAGAAGAAGAATTTATCAAATATTTAGGTCGAAATCATATATCGATCTTTCGGTTTGATAATGAAAAAGAATTCTTGGAGGAGTTGAATAATGCGTAA
- a CDS encoding DUF2716 domain-containing protein — MKIIPQNTENLLWNKLYNEYKFTPKIHGQFEWIKIPNENKTYHKDTPWTDEQEYLINSFLEELVSNEVYAFDWQHDCFLFSPKEYIPFNYEYYDTNRKCNVYFPTYYPNGDYHLFFDPDWNYGIFGNPWKKEIIIMGKILIEKFESNKTNLNIN; from the coding sequence TTGAAAATTATTCCACAAAATACAGAAAATCTCTTATGGAACAAATTATATAATGAATATAAATTCACCCCCAAGATACACGGACAATTTGAATGGATAAAAATTCCTAATGAGAATAAGACATATCACAAAGACACTCCTTGGACAGATGAACAGGAATATCTAATTAATTCTTTTTTGGAAGAGTTGGTAAGCAATGAAGTGTATGCCTTTGATTGGCAACATGACTGTTTTTTATTTTCTCCAAAAGAATATATCCCTTTTAATTATGAATATTATGACACTAACAGAAAATGTAACGTGTATTTTCCTACCTACTATCCGAATGGTGATTATCATTTATTTTTTGACCCCGACTGGAACTATGGAATATTTGGGAATCCTTGGAAAAAAGAAATTATTATAATGGGGAAAATTTTAATAGAAAAATTTGAAAGCAATAAAACGAATTTAAATATTAATTGA
- a CDS encoding MarR family winged helix-turn-helix transcriptional regulator produces the protein MEYDILMFLHNNPQNNTAAEIVKIRKSTKSHVSTSLKTLENKGLVERKQSKENKKHIEIFLLDKAELIVEAGLNAQKEFAKNVLSGMTEEEKHMCMKVFDKICNNAEKCLREHKERDL, from the coding sequence ATGGAATATGACATACTTATGTTCTTGCATAATAATCCGCAGAATAATACTGCAGCAGAAATCGTAAAGATTAGAAAATCAACAAAATCTCATGTGTCCACTTCGTTGAAAACCTTGGAAAACAAAGGGCTTGTTGAAAGGAAACAAAGTAAAGAGAATAAAAAGCATATTGAGATTTTTTTGCTGGATAAGGCAGAGCTAATTGTGGAAGCAGGATTAAATGCACAAAAAGAGTTTGCGAAAAATGTTTTAAGTGGAATGACAGAAGAAGAAAAGCATATGTGTATGAAGGTATTTGATAAAATCTGTAATAATGCAGAAAAATGTTTAAGGGAGCATAAGGAGCGGGATTTATAA
- a CDS encoding fructose-bisphosphatase class III, producing the protein MNDERYLELLAEKYPTEQAVSREIINLTAILSLPKGTEHFMSDLHGEYEAFCHILNNCSGVIREKVDLLFGETLSDFDREEICTLIYYPVEKLELVRKEGKNNEEWYRATLGKLIDIARLLSSKYTRSKVRKAMPKEYAYILDELIHVQKDEDDNQVVYHRNILDTLLELDNADEFIEVLAGLIKRLAVDHLHIVGDIFDRGACADRIMDLLMQYHSLDIEWGNHDILWMGAAAGSKACIATVVRNNLKYNNTKILENSYGISLRNLALFAEKIYPSEEPMKAALKAISVMLFKLEGQVILRNPDYNMTDKLLLHKVNVEKQTVEIDGTEHAIKEEAFPTVNFDSGDIEDVYQLSEEEEQVMEGLRMAFVNSIRLRQHIDFLYQKGSMYRIFNGNLLYHGCVPLDESGNLEGVAFGKKRYHGREYLDYAERIARRAWSKDARQKDRDFMWYLWCGRKSPLSGRNIKTFERTYVLDENTWFEQSNPYYKFYHEEKVCNMILHEFGLYSESSHIINGHTPVRTSKGEHPVRANGKLLVIDGGFCKSYHKTTGIAGYTLIFNSHGIRIKSHQPFQSVYAALTENKDIESKSELVETESERLMVRNTDIGAKIKEDIEGLKMLLRAYRSGDFDV; encoded by the coding sequence ATGAATGACGAGAGATATCTGGAATTATTAGCGGAGAAATATCCGACAGAACAGGCTGTCAGCAGGGAAATTATCAACCTGACGGCAATATTAAGTCTGCCAAAAGGAACAGAACATTTTATGAGCGATCTTCATGGCGAATATGAAGCGTTCTGCCATATTTTAAATAACTGTTCCGGTGTTATCCGGGAAAAAGTAGACCTGCTGTTCGGTGAGACACTTTCTGATTTTGACCGCGAGGAAATCTGTACATTGATCTATTATCCGGTGGAGAAGCTGGAACTTGTGCGGAAAGAAGGAAAGAATAATGAGGAGTGGTATCGTGCAACACTTGGAAAACTGATTGATATCGCGCGGCTTCTTTCTTCAAAATATACACGTTCTAAAGTTCGTAAGGCAATGCCGAAAGAGTATGCATATATTTTAGATGAGCTGATTCATGTACAGAAAGATGAAGATGATAATCAGGTAGTTTATCACAGAAATATTCTAGATACGCTTCTGGAACTTGACAATGCAGATGAATTTATTGAAGTGCTGGCAGGACTGATCAAACGTCTTGCAGTGGATCATTTACATATTGTGGGAGATATATTTGATCGTGGTGCATGTGCAGACCGGATCATGGATCTTCTGATGCAATATCACTCCCTGGATATTGAGTGGGGGAACCATGATATTCTCTGGATGGGAGCGGCAGCGGGAAGCAAGGCATGCATTGCAACGGTTGTCCGAAATAACCTGAAATATAATAATACGAAGATTCTTGAGAATAGTTATGGAATCAGTTTGCGGAATCTGGCTCTTTTTGCAGAAAAGATATATCCGAGCGAGGAACCAATGAAAGCTGCATTAAAAGCGATTTCTGTCATGCTTTTTAAGTTGGAGGGACAGGTAATCTTAAGGAATCCGGATTACAATATGACAGACAAGTTGCTTCTTCACAAAGTAAATGTGGAAAAGCAGACAGTAGAAATTGATGGAACTGAACATGCAATTAAAGAAGAGGCATTTCCGACAGTGAATTTTGATTCGGGCGATATAGAAGATGTTTATCAGTTGTCTGAGGAAGAAGAACAGGTGATGGAAGGGCTTCGTATGGCATTTGTGAACAGCATACGTCTCAGACAGCATATTGATTTTCTGTATCAGAAGGGAAGTATGTATCGCATTTTTAATGGGAATCTGCTCTATCATGGCTGTGTGCCATTAGATGAAAGTGGTAATCTGGAAGGCGTTGCATTTGGCAAGAAGAGATATCATGGAAGAGAGTATCTGGATTACGCGGAGAGAATTGCCAGACGGGCGTGGTCAAAAGATGCCAGACAAAAAGACCGTGATTTTATGTGGTATCTCTGGTGTGGAAGAAAATCCCCTCTTTCCGGAAGAAATATTAAGACATTTGAGCGGACTTATGTACTGGATGAAAATACGTGGTTTGAACAATCAAATCCATATTATAAATTCTATCATGAGGAGAAAGTCTGCAATATGATTCTTCATGAATTTGGATTGTATTCCGAGAGCTCTCATATTATCAATGGACATACGCCAGTCAGAACATCAAAGGGAGAACATCCGGTACGGGCCAATGGGAAACTGCTTGTCATTGATGGAGGCTTCTGTAAGAGTTATCATAAGACGACTGGAATAGCAGGATATACGTTAATATTTAACTCGCATGGAATCCGAATCAAATCACATCAGCCATTTCAGAGTGTCTATGCGGCTTTGACAGAGAATAAGGATATCGAATCCAAATCAGAACTGGTGGAGACAGAGAGTGAACGATTGATGGTGCGCAATACAGATATTGGTGCGAAAATCAAAGAGGATATTGAAGGATTAAAGATGTTACTGCGTGCTTACCGAAGTGGAGATTTTGATGTATAG
- a CDS encoding lysoplasmalogenase: MIHQIAATLLLMIVFGTLYGALRDRYPKGSLVFKASATCMAVWNCGSGLAAGKQGFSDWMIFVGLLFCVLADVLLELEFLWGVVTFGIAHFCFIAGIYRIEGIQIGSILGILGIYGVFLMIFHKGLPKLGKLKIPVLLYAAVLSSMVSMAVSAAVIVPGRSRYFLAAGACAFLISDSLIAVRTIEKKQSLLMGAVLLILYYGAVYMMGMSVYMR; encoded by the coding sequence ATGATACATCAGATAGCAGCAACGCTGCTACTTATGATAGTATTTGGAACTTTATATGGTGCCCTTCGGGATCGCTACCCGAAGGGTTCTTTAGTATTTAAAGCGTCAGCAACCTGTATGGCGGTCTGGAATTGTGGAAGCGGTCTGGCAGCGGGAAAACAGGGATTTTCAGACTGGATGATATTTGTCGGTCTTTTGTTCTGCGTGCTTGCAGATGTGCTTTTAGAATTGGAATTTTTATGGGGAGTCGTTACATTTGGTATTGCACATTTTTGTTTTATTGCAGGAATTTACAGGATAGAAGGGATTCAAATTGGCAGTATTCTGGGAATACTTGGAATATACGGCGTGTTTCTTATGATTTTTCATAAAGGATTGCCGAAACTTGGGAAATTAAAGATTCCTGTACTTCTCTATGCAGCGGTCTTAAGTTCTATGGTATCTATGGCAGTTAGTGCAGCGGTTATTGTACCAGGAAGAAGCAGATATTTTCTGGCAGCAGGCGCCTGTGCATTTCTTATATCAGATAGCCTGATTGCAGTAAGAACTATTGAGAAAAAGCAGAGTCTTCTGATGGGTGCTGTGTTACTCATATTGTATTATGGTGCAGTTTATATGATGGGGATGTCAGTCTATATGCGCTAA